A single Marinitoga aeolica DNA region contains:
- a CDS encoding xanthine dehydrogenase family protein molybdopterin-binding subunit, giving the protein MKVVGKIVKRIEGKEKAYGEAKYTPDIYFDRMLYAGVVYSNISHGILKSIDISEAEKVPGIVKVATYEDVPGTNKFGVLTKDMWFLIPVGEKIRFEHDAIALIAGETKEAVEEAISKVKFEVEELPAVLTIEEAIKDEIKVNNEETNIAFHKKIRRGEVENSFEIADLIIEREFRTDYQEQAYLETQGAVANFDGEIMRIYGSMQCPFYVQEDVSEILDIPFNKVDVIQMETGGGFGGKEDVPSYIASKAALLSYLTKRPVKIIYKREDDIKETSKRHPSKSKYKVAFKKDGTIIGLKSETYLDMGAYSTLSPIVMYRTLTHSAGAYKVPNVYVDVYGVYTNKVPCGAFRGFGSPQVLFAIESVMDEAAEKLGIDPWEIRYKNALEVGGETATGHKLEFSVGAKKTLENIKKLSNYEQLKKEVEEFNKNNNIKKRGLGWSHIIYGVSLGAGGQHLDASNSEVHVFPDGTINVMFGGTEIGQGSKTAISMIVSEILGQKLDKINVLQTDTFIVQDSGPTVASRTTVFSGNAAKDAAEKIKNNIIEFLCNKFKVKPEDIKINLGVYKINDKEYSFDEIAKMCNDSNVKLNESGWYRSPKLHFDMENGVGEAYVTYTYSTQLTLVEVDTLTGKVDVKKMWISHDIGKAINYDGVIGQIQGGAVQGMGHAIMEEIKQKNGKIITDNFNNYIIPTIKDVPEIIPDVVEEEFPYGPFGAKGIGEPSLMTAPPSIANAVSNAIKKRIIKIPISMEDII; this is encoded by the coding sequence ATGAAAGTTGTAGGAAAAATTGTAAAGAGAATAGAAGGGAAAGAAAAGGCTTATGGTGAAGCCAAATATACGCCTGATATATATTTTGATAGAATGCTATATGCAGGAGTGGTATATTCAAATATATCACACGGTATTTTAAAGAGCATAGATATATCTGAAGCAGAGAAAGTTCCGGGAATTGTAAAAGTGGCTACATATGAAGATGTTCCTGGAACAAATAAATTTGGGGTATTAACGAAAGATATGTGGTTTTTAATTCCAGTAGGAGAAAAAATTAGATTTGAGCACGATGCGATAGCATTAATTGCTGGTGAAACTAAAGAAGCTGTAGAAGAAGCTATATCAAAAGTAAAGTTTGAAGTTGAGGAATTGCCTGCTGTATTAACTATAGAGGAAGCTATAAAAGATGAAATAAAGGTAAATAATGAAGAAACTAATATAGCATTTCATAAAAAAATCAGAAGAGGAGAAGTAGAAAATAGTTTTGAAATAGCTGATTTGATAATAGAAAGAGAATTTAGAACAGATTATCAAGAGCAGGCATATCTTGAAACTCAGGGTGCAGTTGCAAATTTTGATGGAGAAATCATGAGAATTTATGGATCAATGCAATGCCCATTTTATGTTCAGGAAGATGTATCTGAAATTTTAGATATTCCATTTAATAAAGTTGATGTAATACAGATGGAAACGGGAGGGGGATTTGGAGGTAAAGAAGATGTTCCATCTTATATTGCATCAAAAGCAGCATTATTGTCTTATTTGACAAAAAGACCTGTAAAAATTATATATAAAAGAGAAGATGATATAAAGGAAACAAGTAAAAGACATCCTTCAAAATCGAAATATAAAGTAGCTTTTAAAAAAGATGGAACAATAATAGGGTTAAAAAGCGAAACATATCTTGATATGGGAGCATACTCAACATTGTCACCAATAGTTATGTATAGAACTCTCACGCATTCTGCTGGTGCATATAAAGTTCCAAATGTGTATGTTGATGTATATGGTGTATATACAAATAAAGTTCCATGTGGTGCATTTAGAGGATTTGGATCACCACAGGTATTATTTGCTATTGAATCTGTAATGGATGAAGCTGCGGAAAAATTAGGCATTGATCCATGGGAAATTCGATATAAAAATGCACTTGAAGTTGGCGGCGAAACAGCAACAGGACATAAATTAGAATTTTCTGTTGGGGCTAAAAAAACACTTGAAAATATAAAAAAATTATCAAATTATGAACAGTTGAAAAAAGAAGTCGAGGAATTTAATAAAAATAATAATATAAAAAAACGAGGTTTGGGATGGTCACATATAATATATGGAGTAAGTTTAGGGGCAGGTGGGCAACATTTGGATGCTTCTAATTCTGAGGTTCATGTGTTCCCAGATGGTACAATAAACGTTATGTTTGGTGGAACAGAAATAGGTCAGGGTTCAAAAACTGCGATTTCAATGATAGTTTCTGAAATATTAGGTCAGAAACTAGATAAAATAAATGTATTGCAAACAGACACATTTATAGTTCAGGATAGTGGCCCAACAGTTGCTTCAAGAACTACAGTATTTAGTGGAAATGCTGCTAAAGATGCAGCTGAAAAAATTAAAAATAATATTATAGAGTTTTTATGTAATAAATTTAAAGTTAAACCAGAAGATATAAAAATAAATTTAGGAGTATACAAAATAAATGATAAAGAATATTCATTTGATGAAATTGCGAAAATGTGTAATGATTCAAATGTAAAGTTAAATGAATCAGGATGGTATAGATCTCCTAAATTGCATTTTGATATGGAAAATGGTGTTGGAGAAGCATATGTAACTTATACATATTCGACTCAATTAACTTTAGTTGAAGTAGATACTTTAACAGGCAAGGTTGATGTGAAAAAAATGTGGATATCGCATGATATAGGTAAAGCAATAAATTATGATGGAGTTATAGGACAGATACAGGGTGGTGCTGTTCAGGGAATGGGCCATGCCATAATGGAAGAAATAAAACAGAAAAATGGGAAGATAATTACAGATAATTTCAACAATTATATAATTCCAACAATAAAAGATGTTCCAGAAATAATTCCTGATGTTGTTGAAGAAGAATTTCCATATGGACCTTTTGGTGCAAAAGGAATAGGAGAACCATCTTTAATGACTGCTCCGCCATCTATAGCAAATGCTGTTTCTAATGCTATAAAAAAGAGGATAATAAAGATTCCAATTTCCATGGAAGACATAATATAA
- a CDS encoding alpha-amylase family glycosyl hydrolase, with protein MEAKIGYQIFPDRFYSYYNRGNVKWNTPITAKNYSAHTMYGGDLKGIQEKIDYLKELNVDFLYLTPIFESNSNHRYDAKDYFKIDPILGDENDLKNLITVLHKNNIELCLDIALNHMSNESIWFKNALNNEKEKEFFRYENGDFTYWRDHKSLVELNLESKNLRKILWQDENSAMKKWTKLGVDHWRLDCAYDLGFDILKDIVKHIKSLGENHDIIGEVWAYPKEWIQIMDGIMNYYYTVIIRNMLNGSLKPKIAAEILKNTIKDSGMKILKSWNMLSSHDSPRIKNTFGNKWKLAVIMQFTLPGSPLIYYGEELGMEGDHDPFCRGVMEWDKVNENNETLKFYMKLIDLFNNSIALKKGKYYEVISNDENILAYYRKYNSIRDGKLVVINPTNEDKEIQLYFEESLLLDAMHLFDHFSDNELYIEMGSVKGKIPANSFGIFHMKPREYKTYSAYKRL; from the coding sequence ATGGAAGCAAAAATTGGATATCAAATTTTTCCAGATAGGTTTTATTCATATTATAACAGAGGAAATGTAAAGTGGAATACTCCTATTACGGCTAAGAATTATTCTGCTCATACAATGTATGGTGGAGATCTAAAAGGAATACAGGAAAAGATTGATTATCTTAAAGAATTAAATGTGGATTTTTTATACTTAACACCCATTTTTGAATCTAATAGTAATCATAGATATGATGCGAAAGACTACTTTAAAATAGATCCTATACTCGGAGATGAAAATGACTTAAAAAATCTAATAACTGTATTACATAAGAATAATATAGAATTATGTTTGGATATAGCATTAAATCATATGAGCAATGAAAGCATATGGTTCAAAAATGCCTTAAATAATGAAAAGGAAAAAGAATTTTTCAGATATGAAAATGGAGATTTTACATATTGGCGAGATCATAAATCTTTGGTAGAACTTAATTTAGAAAGTAAAAATCTTCGAAAAATATTGTGGCAAGATGAAAATTCTGCAATGAAAAAGTGGACAAAATTAGGCGTTGATCATTGGAGACTTGATTGTGCATATGATTTGGGTTTTGATATTTTAAAAGATATTGTTAAACATATAAAATCTCTCGGCGAAAACCACGATATAATCGGTGAGGTTTGGGCTTATCCAAAAGAATGGATTCAGATTATGGATGGTATAATGAATTATTATTATACAGTAATAATAAGAAACATGCTAAATGGTTCATTAAAACCCAAAATTGCTGCAGAAATACTTAAAAATACTATAAAAGATAGTGGTATGAAAATTTTAAAATCATGGAATATGCTTTCGTCTCATGATTCACCAAGAATTAAAAACACCTTTGGAAACAAATGGAAGTTAGCAGTAATAATGCAATTCACACTACCTGGAAGTCCTTTGATATATTATGGTGAAGAATTAGGTATGGAAGGTGATCATGATCCATTCTGTCGTGGAGTCATGGAATGGGACAAGGTAAATGAAAATAATGAAACACTTAAGTTCTATATGAAATTAATAGATTTATTCAATAATTCAATAGCTTTGAAAAAGGGGAAATATTATGAAGTTATATCAAACGACGAGAATATTTTAGCTTATTATAGGAAATATAATAGTATCAGAGATGGAAAATTAGTTGTCATTAATCCAACAAATGAAGATAAAGAAATTCAACTTTATTTTGAAGAATCATTATTATTGGATGCCATGCATCTTTTTGACCATTTTAGCGATAATGAACTTTACATAGAAATGGGAAGTGTGAAAGGAAAAATACCTGCTAATTCATTTGGTATTTTTCATATGAAACCACGAGAATATAAAACTTATTCCGCTTATAAAAGATTATAA
- a CDS encoding uracil-DNA glycosylase: protein MSKIEDLELIGEKIKKCDSCSLSLSRTNVVIGEGNPDSPIMLVGEGPGANEDLQGRPFVGRAGNLLDKLLKEVAKVEREKLYITNVVKCRPPKNRVPTSEEMEKCSHFLMAQISVIKPKIIVALGSTALNYFLKQVVPITRHRGKFKEWYGGIYIFPTFHPSYLLRNRSEKEGSPLFYAKLDMQAIGYMYKQLKADPNLDLKKLVEITEKGIIAAENRIKK, encoded by the coding sequence ATGTCTAAAATTGAAGATTTAGAATTAATTGGTGAAAAAATAAAAAAATGTGATAGTTGTTCTTTGAGCTTATCAAGAACAAATGTTGTAATTGGCGAAGGAAATCCGGATTCTCCAATAATGTTAGTAGGTGAAGGGCCAGGAGCAAATGAAGATTTACAGGGAAGACCTTTTGTTGGCAGAGCGGGAAATTTGCTTGATAAGCTATTAAAAGAAGTAGCAAAGGTTGAAAGAGAAAAATTATATATTACAAATGTTGTTAAATGTAGACCGCCAAAAAATAGAGTACCAACATCTGAAGAAATGGAAAAATGCAGTCATTTTTTAATGGCTCAAATTTCAGTGATAAAACCAAAAATAATAGTGGCTTTAGGTTCCACGGCATTGAATTATTTTTTAAAACAAGTTGTTCCAATTACCAGACATAGAGGAAAGTTTAAAGAATGGTATGGAGGGATATATATTTTTCCAACATTTCATCCAAGTTATTTATTAAGAAATAGAAGTGAAAAAGAAGGTTCTCCTTTATTTTACGCAAAATTGGATATGCAAGCGATAGGATACATGTATAAGCAATTAAAAGCTGATCCAAACCTTGATTTGAAAAAATTAGTTGAAATAACAGAAAAAGGAATAATAGCAGCTGAAAATAGGATAAAAAAATAG
- a CDS encoding YjgP/YjgQ family permease, translated as MLKLIKYISKEFTAPFFMGLVGFIVFVSVELLYQLSDIIVRNKVGIDKLFILIMYHIPYFLVMGIPVGILFSIFWVLSRLSNDNEIIALQSLGIPSKRIVIPFLVLAMILSVVTFALYDTIVPKSNMKAKEAISKYVYKNVEANIEMNKFVEVEKNKKYLYVRKIDKDSGILYGILLYEVDYSKTTVFHAEKAFKDKDKWYMENGRIFRLTNDGLLKLDITFKKLELDISKNVEEYLRFSKSPNDMTTKELKHKIEITQKLGGDASALIVGYQEKFSNSVAPIVIALLGVALSLFINLRSKSWSVISTFVLVVLYQGSGAWLSALGKEKIINPYFAPWIPNVIFGLVGIILFGLLDTRTAYKLIEPLKRVLGAIIILIVLSTNGFSEKVYIESPNITLEGTKITFEGSTTIKYKDSIITTNKGFGVLDDENKILKANLFGNVTYIYNKRTIEASAMEVNFESKDVVLNNTYSIESFKNKKKKNVKVRVWSEISEKKTDEDVVFSEKVKMTTCKECITYYFKASHVTIYPEEFLVARDVTLEFFGIPVFYFPFYFQSLSGEKEAPFIAAFAFKEDTVTISIKINHTFSNKSSLSFSQEYARNVKEDTLSQSLSYTYSIPFILGTLSISNSIKNNTFSDLKINLSKKLEYLNFYSSLSHNFSSNSDTFSLNFKDIKTDLGKFSISSAFSWKDKQIIKVNFLNLTTPSLTKKYKKTFFKLNSTRVNITGPATKIFESWNTKNISINTSLDSKIYSNNKKNTIKLSYSSFYEKNELKNYNLYIKNEISDNYKPIKYNKNSLYLDTSITPELKFAFRNRFPDKIYNYYAYGLKANFKSKFLIFQYGVSDYQYYRVLVNEPKWISNPATHTNKLTDFAGMEFNLNLLKTKNYFDLRYNRTYDFMKEKLEEQFVGHSLTSKYTFNYGILSLENNTKTTLEQKKFEFINTNFTGFLKIAILKHNYKFDYNHKAEDEHISFVNNKDEIIFGKNKIEINYDYYLKKTTFKETIPQIKSKYLLYDSKGGKYEGNLNLFNNYENIHYDLKYKSKGAKKSLVLNLDYDIKNEYLKTGLGYDTSTKYDWAKISFIYDIKNNVWNFTQFEINKQLVCWSIYFKGDVKLLPEFSLKSFELKFFITDIPEKSFGYTEEKGVDINIF; from the coding sequence ATGTTAAAATTAATAAAATATATTTCAAAAGAGTTTACAGCACCATTTTTTATGGGATTAGTGGGGTTTATAGTTTTTGTAAGTGTTGAATTGTTGTATCAACTTTCGGATATAATTGTAAGAAATAAAGTTGGGATTGATAAACTTTTTATATTAATTATGTATCACATACCATATTTTTTAGTTATGGGTATTCCAGTAGGAATACTTTTTTCTATATTCTGGGTATTATCCAGATTATCCAATGATAACGAAATTATAGCTTTACAATCTCTTGGAATCCCATCAAAAAGAATAGTTATTCCTTTTTTGGTTTTGGCTATGATTCTTTCTGTTGTAACTTTTGCATTATATGATACAATTGTTCCTAAATCCAATATGAAAGCAAAAGAAGCAATATCAAAATATGTATATAAAAATGTTGAAGCCAATATTGAAATGAATAAATTTGTTGAAGTGGAAAAAAATAAAAAATATCTTTATGTTAGAAAAATAGACAAAGATTCCGGAATATTATATGGCATATTGTTGTATGAAGTAGACTATTCTAAAACTACGGTTTTTCATGCTGAAAAAGCATTTAAAGATAAAGATAAATGGTATATGGAAAATGGCCGTATATTTCGATTAACAAATGATGGATTATTAAAATTAGATATAACTTTTAAAAAGTTGGAGCTAGATATTTCGAAAAATGTTGAAGAATACTTGAGATTTTCAAAGAGTCCAAATGATATGACAACAAAAGAATTAAAACATAAAATAGAGATAACTCAAAAGCTTGGAGGAGATGCTTCAGCATTAATAGTTGGGTATCAAGAAAAATTTTCTAATTCAGTAGCTCCCATTGTTATCGCGTTACTTGGAGTAGCTTTATCTCTTTTTATTAATCTTAGAAGTAAATCATGGAGTGTTATATCGACATTTGTTCTTGTAGTTTTATATCAGGGATCAGGAGCATGGTTGAGTGCACTTGGTAAAGAAAAAATAATCAATCCATATTTTGCTCCATGGATTCCAAATGTTATTTTTGGTCTTGTTGGTATAATATTATTTGGATTGTTGGATACAAGAACTGCATATAAATTAATAGAACCATTAAAAAGAGTATTGGGTGCTATTATTATATTAATTGTTTTAAGTACAAATGGATTTTCGGAAAAAGTATATATTGAGTCTCCAAACATAACTCTCGAAGGAACTAAAATTACATTTGAAGGTAGTACTACTATTAAATATAAAGATTCTATAATAACTACAAATAAGGGATTTGGAGTTTTAGATGATGAAAATAAAATATTAAAAGCGAATTTGTTTGGAAATGTAACGTATATATATAATAAAAGAACAATAGAGGCTTCTGCGATGGAAGTGAATTTTGAAAGTAAAGATGTTGTATTAAACAATACATATTCGATTGAGTCATTTAAAAATAAAAAGAAAAAAAATGTAAAGGTAAGAGTTTGGTCTGAAATTTCTGAAAAAAAAACTGATGAAGATGTAGTGTTTTCGGAAAAAGTTAAAATGACAACATGTAAAGAATGTATAACATATTATTTTAAAGCTTCGCATGTTACAATATACCCGGAAGAATTTTTAGTGGCACGTGATGTTACGCTTGAATTTTTTGGGATACCTGTATTTTATTTCCCTTTTTATTTCCAAAGTCTTTCAGGCGAAAAAGAAGCCCCGTTTATTGCAGCATTTGCCTTTAAAGAAGATACTGTAACCATTTCTATTAAAATTAATCATACTTTCTCAAATAAATCGTCATTATCTTTTTCCCAAGAATATGCAAGAAATGTTAAGGAAGACACACTTTCACAATCTTTGAGTTATACATATTCAATACCTTTTATTTTAGGAACATTGTCCATTTCAAATAGCATAAAAAATAATACGTTTTCTGATTTGAAAATAAATCTTTCTAAGAAATTAGAGTATTTAAATTTTTATTCATCATTATCACATAATTTTTCATCAAATAGTGATACCTTTTCTCTTAATTTTAAAGATATAAAAACAGATTTAGGAAAATTCTCTATTTCATCAGCTTTTTCCTGGAAAGATAAACAAATTATAAAAGTAAATTTTTTAAATCTTACCACACCATCTTTAACCAAGAAGTATAAAAAAACATTTTTCAAATTAAATTCTACAAGAGTAAATATTACTGGACCAGCTACAAAAATTTTTGAATCATGGAATACAAAAAATATATCAATAAATACATCTTTAGATTCAAAGATTTATAGTAATAATAAAAAAAATACAATAAAGCTCAGTTATTCAAGTTTTTATGAAAAAAATGAATTAAAGAATTACAATTTGTATATTAAAAATGAAATCTCGGATAATTATAAGCCTATAAAATATAATAAAAATTCATTGTATCTAGATACATCAATTACACCAGAATTAAAATTTGCTTTTAGAAATAGATTTCCTGATAAAATATACAATTATTATGCTTATGGGTTAAAAGCTAATTTCAAAAGTAAGTTTTTAATTTTTCAATATGGAGTTTCTGATTATCAATATTATAGAGTTTTAGTAAATGAACCAAAATGGATATCAAATCCTGCAACACATACAAACAAATTAACTGATTTTGCAGGTATGGAATTTAATTTAAACTTATTAAAAACGAAGAATTATTTTGATTTAAGATATAATAGGACATATGATTTTATGAAGGAAAAGCTTGAAGAACAGTTTGTTGGTCATTCATTAACTTCAAAGTATACATTTAATTATGGTATTTTAAGTTTAGAAAATAATACTAAGACAACACTAGAACAAAAAAAATTTGAATTTATAAATACTAATTTTACAGGTTTTTTGAAAATAGCTATTTTAAAACATAATTATAAATTTGATTATAATCATAAAGCTGAAGATGAACATATTTCATTCGTAAATAATAAAGATGAAATAATATTTGGTAAAAATAAAATAGAAATAAATTATGATTATTATTTGAAGAAAACAACATTTAAGGAAACTATACCTCAAATAAAATCTAAATATTTGCTTTATGATTCAAAAGGTGGAAAATATGAAGGAAATCTTAATTTATTTAATAATTATGAAAATATACACTATGATCTAAAATATAAATCAAAAGGAGCAAAAAAATCATTAGTTTTAAATCTTGATTATGATATAAAAAATGAATATTTGAAAACAGGTTTGGGTTATGATACCTCGACTAAATACGATTGGGCTAAAATTTCTTTTATATATGATATAAAAAATAATGTATGGAATTTTACACAATTTGAAATAAATAAACAACTTGTATGTTGGTCTATTTATTTCAAAGGTGATGTAAAACTATTACCTGAGTTTTCATTAAAGAGTTTTGAATTAAAATTTTTTATAACCGATATTCCTGAGAAGTCTTTTGGTTATACAGAAGAGAAAGGTGTGGATATTAATATTTTCTGA
- a CDS encoding phosphate signaling complex PhoU family protein, whose product MIELLSEETKRQVISYHNEILKMGRLVQGMFLKFKDAFFEKNVKLSKEIIQQDMRVDFIEARLEYKSMEILAINNLYGRYFKIVFLGNKIIGILESMADMCETMAKNNIDLLSYPNSINPYQFEDLFEISQNMLGESLRLYSNIAESKSSYLVKESIDLAKWICKTDTEVDSLYSAFKRNLMGKVTKDNFRSIMANIEILSNLEKFSDLTTNIAEYSIFILTGDRYKCNKEGFNIFYSLGE is encoded by the coding sequence ATGATAGAGTTACTATCTGAAGAAACAAAAAGACAGGTTATATCCTATCATAATGAAATATTGAAAATGGGGCGTCTTGTTCAGGGGATGTTCTTAAAGTTTAAAGACGCTTTTTTTGAAAAAAATGTAAAACTTTCAAAGGAAATAATTCAACAGGATATGAGAGTTGACTTTATTGAAGCCAGATTGGAGTATAAATCTATGGAAATATTGGCTATTAATAATTTGTATGGTAGATATTTTAAAATAGTATTCTTAGGAAATAAGATAATTGGAATTTTAGAAAGTATGGCAGATATGTGTGAAACAATGGCTAAAAATAATATTGATTTGTTATCCTATCCAAATTCAATTAATCCATATCAATTTGAGGATTTATTTGAGATATCACAAAATATGCTTGGAGAGTCTTTAAGGTTGTATTCAAATATTGCTGAAAGTAAAAGTTCATATTTAGTAAAAGAATCTATAGATCTTGCTAAATGGATATGTAAAACAGATACAGAAGTAGATAGTTTATATAGTGCATTTAAAAGAAATTTAATGGGTAAGGTAACAAAGGATAATTTTCGATCTATTATGGCAAATATAGAAATTTTATCAAATTTAGAGAAATTTTCTGATTTAACAACAAATATAGCTGAATATTCAATATTTATCCTTACGGGAGATAGATATAAATGTAATAAAGAGGGATTTAATATTTTTTATTCTTTGGGGGAGTAA
- a CDS encoding NAD(+)/NADH kinase → MKAILFFNPLKARKDEIQEQFFDIFHNNDIEILKIMPAGSALADNSLYQEADIFIVLGGDGTVLRVAELSAENSVPIIGINLGTLGFMTAYDSTEIEQAAKDIASNNLHYSDRYLLECYVGGKKLISLNDITIQKSQPIGTVDLEIFIKGESVLNYSGDGVILSTPTGSTGYALSMGGPIVEPTLNLITINPLASHSLNIRPLVISPDNYVEIVIHHIDAGNAYVTVDGDIVHRIEAGMAVVVSSSEKKVTLAQKNDYSFFKVLNNKLGFGRRII, encoded by the coding sequence ATGAAAGCAATTTTATTTTTTAATCCACTAAAAGCCAGAAAAGATGAAATTCAGGAACAATTTTTTGATATCTTTCACAATAATGATATTGAAATATTAAAGATAATGCCTGCAGGATCAGCGCTTGCTGATAATTCTTTATATCAAGAAGCAGATATTTTTATTGTTCTTGGTGGAGATGGGACAGTGTTAAGGGTAGCGGAACTTTCTGCAGAAAATTCTGTACCAATTATAGGAATAAATCTTGGGACGTTAGGTTTTATGACAGCATATGATAGTACAGAAATTGAACAAGCAGCAAAAGACATAGCTTCGAATAATTTGCACTATTCGGATAGATATTTATTGGAATGTTATGTTGGAGGTAAAAAGTTAATATCCTTAAATGATATAACTATTCAAAAAAGTCAGCCTATAGGAACTGTTGATCTTGAAATTTTTATAAAAGGTGAAAGTGTATTAAATTATTCTGGAGATGGTGTAATATTATCTACACCTACAGGCTCAACGGGATATGCTTTATCAATGGGAGGACCTATTGTTGAACCAACATTAAATCTAATAACTATAAATCCTTTGGCTTCGCATTCATTAAATATAAGACCGCTTGTGATTTCTCCTGATAATTATGTTGAAATTGTTATTCATCATATAGATGCAGGTAATGCTTATGTAACTGTAGATGGAGATATTGTTCATAGGATAGAAGCGGGAATGGCAGTAGTTGTTTCTTCTTCAGAGAAAAAAGTAACGTTAGCTCAAAAGAATGATTATTCTTTTTTTAAAGTGTTAAATAATAAATTGGGGTTTGGAAGGAGAATTATATGA
- a CDS encoding YggT family protein — MFILGNLFYALAVVLRIVINFFEISLIISAIFSFISFNYHHPIRQFFDSVSNIIERPIRRYFNLTFGMFDFTPFVAILLLILLDNFLVATLFDLARVLR, encoded by the coding sequence TTGTTTATACTTGGTAATTTATTTTATGCTTTAGCAGTGGTGTTAAGAATTGTGATAAACTTTTTTGAAATTTCTTTAATAATATCGGCAATTTTTAGCTTTATTTCTTTTAATTATCATCACCCGATTAGGCAATTTTTTGATTCAGTTTCTAACATAATAGAAAGGCCTATAAGAAGGTATTTTAATCTTACTTTTGGAATGTTTGATTTTACACCTTTTGTAGCAATTCTACTATTGATATTATTGGATAATTTTCTTGTTGCCACCTTGTTTGACCTTGCGCGCGTATTGAGGTGA
- a CDS encoding YggS family pyridoxal phosphate-dependent enzyme: protein MDFIKKNLEEITQSIKIYAEKANRNYSDVLLVAVSKTFPVEYIKEAYNFGIKDFAENKAQELRKKAEELKEYDIKWHFIGRIQTNKVKYIVPIAEYIHSVYREKEIAEIDKIAKKHNKIQKILIEMNISGEETKGGISENELEDLLEIAKKYDNVKVTGLMTMAPYTDDEEVIKKVFCGLKEIKEKYVKNYPDLKELSMGMSNDYHVAIQCGSTMLRIGSSIFGKRNYNIGG from the coding sequence ATGGATTTTATCAAAAAAAATTTAGAAGAAATCACTCAATCAATTAAAATTTATGCAGAAAAGGCGAATAGAAATTATTCAGATGTTTTATTAGTAGCAGTTTCTAAAACATTCCCGGTTGAATATATAAAAGAAGCATATAATTTTGGTATTAAAGATTTTGCGGAAAATAAAGCGCAAGAACTGAGAAAAAAAGCAGAAGAATTGAAAGAATATGATATAAAATGGCATTTTATAGGAAGAATACAAACGAATAAAGTTAAATACATAGTTCCAATTGCAGAATATATACATTCAGTTTATAGAGAAAAAGAAATAGCAGAGATAGATAAAATAGCAAAAAAACATAATAAAATACAAAAAATATTAATTGAAATGAATATTTCTGGCGAGGAAACAAAAGGTGGAATATCAGAAAATGAATTGGAAGATTTGTTAGAAATAGCAAAAAAATATGATAATGTAAAAGTTACTGGTCTTATGACAATGGCGCCATATACAGATGATGAAGAAGTTATAAAAAAAGTATTTTGCGGCTTAAAAGAAATAAAAGAAAAATATGTAAAAAATTATCCGGATTTAAAGGAATTATCAATGGGAATGAGTAACGATTATCATGTAGCAATTCAATGCGGATCAACAATGCTAAGAATAGGTTCAAGTATTTTTGGAAAAAGAAACTATAATATAGGAGGATGA